The Gigantopelta aegis isolate Gae_Host chromosome 9, Gae_host_genome, whole genome shotgun sequence genomic sequence taaacatctggctgtaaaaagaacgccgttatgctatgacgtcacttacattacgtcatgtaatgtgcgtaagattatatcacgtaatggctgatggctttgttgtagactgcagaggaatttttacattaaaaatcagttaaaaatgacaatgggtaataaagagaataaccaactcgctacgaggagttacgaattatctgtccctcgtgaatgaatgttgtaaaaccctcgccaaaggctcgggtttacaacattcattcactcgggacagataattcataattcctcgtagctcgttagttattctctaaatatcacaaatactgattttgaaaattttaaattCTTGGAAACGCGTTTTTCAACACTAAAGAGTTCTACTTCAATCAGTCAATGAATGATCCCTTGCTTGAAATCACGCTGGACCGCGCGAGAGCTGTTGAGGCTGATTCTTGAGGCTGAAGGCctataggtagcactataccaattaatttctggctgggtcgaagttcgaggtgcaccgacttttgatagagaagttaacaccacaagtcctgtgattggttataaatgtgagtgtgttggttgtaaaaaaaattagtttcatctgggctaaaaatgtatacaattttaattcatctagtaccactgtgtcaagtagcttgtttttggaacatgtatggggtacatgtaaaaaaaagtactaaaatcttgtgcgaaactaggggtgttgtaaaaacatctggttataccgaaaatgagccatgaaaggtaccattttctgcagtaaatactttgaggtaggggttgtagtactgatatttatgggtcatagtttgtttgatatattgcatatatagtgtttttaaacacaaacgttaacatggtcgcctatggatttgaattggtatagtctaACCTTTACTGACTGCTATTCTCGGCCCTatccgccattgtttatcacgtgacgcggttAAGCTTCTCCTTAGTaacgtatggtttgatagtgaatttaGTCAATTTcagtcgatcatttacaacagttaacggccaagatgcctaaacatgttgtgcagttggctgcacAAACCATAACTTGATGTTAgaaaaaaatatcgttttaccAGTTTCGAAAAGAAGAGACCAGACGCCGCTTCTGGGTAGAGGCACTAAAACGTGACAAAACTGATGGAACGCCATGGCTTCCCATACACAATGCGACTGAGTTTAATGCTGTTGCTTGTCGACAATAACCGACGTTAATAGcaaccaaaatggttaaagcatgtgcattGATAAGATTTcaacattatactgtaaataaaatacacaattccatctactttcatgacccccccccccccccccccccccccccccccccccaacggatgcatccagttcttgcataaagagtatactctttttatcatcaatttgtgtggtcttcatttttcatttaatctaattttagaGTCCAATCAAGTCattctctatacttgtatttattttgccatcttCACCTActacatctatttatttatatttatttttaaaataaaagtatactCTCGAGTGCCTAATAAACATAGGGTCTGGAAAATTttctaaaatcaattaaaagtagggtgcggaattagcatagggtgtggaaattaaaaaaaaaacccaataagagTAGAGTGCGGAATTAGCATAGGGTCTGGAAATTTAGCTAAACTGTAAAAATttactagtaatgaaaacaatttggtttgacgtaaaaattaaaataagtgttttgaaaataacaaaaatatactattgttgtgtgtacatgtaattctaaaaacaagcggctcagaaataaataacttgtagtaaattccatagtatgaaaaaatgtgttcactataaacatatgtttctattatctaactGTTACAACTGTgtcactgtcacacacaattaattaaaactgtatgtgtgtttgtatgtttaaatgaaattatgataattaatgtgaggcgagattgccgctttgaaaaaaaatccaaaagttccatgcaagaaaaccaaaacaatcagggtggatgacagctcgctagattcatctcttatatttaacacatggtcaattataacaaaacgtaatttcatcaacttaatttttacctgtattattctttatttttaaagcataggtggggacacttatgatgccaggggctggcatgcataaatctcagctgaagattcacaaacaactgtggtcatcggcCATGCCAGCTGTTAGCAGAACGCGCCGGAACTGGAACGCGGTTAGGGGATGTAACTCTGCCTAATTTTTCTCGCTAATTTCTAATAAACTCTATttgcaagtgaaaataaaaaggttcagtggaatttgtaattaaaatgagtggaatttgtaatgtaaaaaaatatatataaaaagaggaaagaatGTAGATAAAGTTTGGGCCAGTTCCCCTTATCCTAAAGGAACTGTACTTTATTTACTCTAGCATACATAGCTTAacaaaaagtcatatttacctTTAAGAATTCGGTACCCCCGTCTTCAATGTTTAGTGAAAAGATGAAGTGTTGAagtgtaattgattaatttatataaagtgcTTGCATGAACTGTTGCATCGATttacaggcgagcactcaatcgaacGCATCCTAGGAATTTACCCAACCGAATAAAACCGAACTGAGCCGagcgataaaaacaaaatggcggacaACAATGTTCGGAAACGTGACGTTTGGTTTGCAGAAACAAAATTAGTTCTCCATAAATAACTTCCAATAGCCTGTTATGGTTGCCATGTATGTTGTACTAGTAGCTCAAAACTAGATTTTACCTTCTAATACAGTTTcatttattatgtaaaaaaattattgggAGTTAAAATTTGTTAGTTTCTACAAATGACAGGAAGACCAGAAATAtgtaatgtgctctagtggtgtcattaaacaaaacaatctaacCTTTAGTAgcccttttttgttttaacatgctTCAAAATAACAagagcaggccatattttacttcttatttgaaattgaaaaaaaaagaagagacaaTGGAAGGATTCATcaatcaatttattaatttatgccAAAACTAACAATGATTGGCtggaaaaatacatgtacataaaacatacgaaaaatacaaattgttcGATATACATctacataaaacatttaaatgtgaACCAAATTTATACCTAAATCCACTTCCTAACATTTAacacttaataaataatagtaataagaaaaGTGGATATACCACAATGTTTCCATCCAACTTCTTACAAtataaattgatttttgatgcagtcattatttcttgttgctaccCTGTAttgtatctgtgtgatcctttatttatttccatcagtatatattatgaCATCACCAAATCCCAACAAGTTAATTTCTGATTTGTATTTGATCATTGGAACACCACtaattttaaagttgtttttttagggACTGGACCACTACAAAAGAGGCTGAAGAAAACTGCTGTGCCCCACTTATTTTCCTGGACCAAGCAACAATCACCAGCAAATGTACAGAGAAATGAAAGGTGCAAGAAGCGATTACGATTGGAAGTGGAATGTGATAAACAGCGAGACATTGCATGGAACGAATTTGGAGCTGAAGAGACTGTCACTTCAGAAGAAAGCCATGTTGCAGGTACAGGAAGCATATTTGTTATCACACAAGATATTTGAGTGTTAGTATCCAAGTTAAGCAAAATTTTAGTTATACATTTCAGGCATAAAACCACTTACTTTAGTTTGATActctttgatatgtaaatataaaaaagagCAATGTAATGTTACTTCTAAAGGTATTGGctatttatcaaaataatatttaataaatcagaTAACTTTACTACCATACACAAGTCATCTGCAGTCATAATTTTAGTTCTGCCTTGAAAGTTATTTAATGTTGACATTTACTTTAACATaaccaaaaaacattttcatcaaaGTTGCCAGACTATCCAAATTTATTAGTAAAAATTGAAGGAAAATttagttattgttttttttttaaatgcagatGGAACCCCACAGGATGTCTCTTCACAGACCCACAGAATCACCACAGAAACAACAGGGACACAGAGTGAACCCGTTTCATTCTTTGCAGCAAGTCGGTTTTCAGAAGATTCAAAggcaatacatttttataccGGCCTGGaaaattataagaaattttGTCTCGTTTTAAATACACTGGGTCCAGCTGTTCACGAACTGAACTATTTTCATTCAGTCATGCCATCCCTATGTGTAGAGGATCAGTTTTTTCTAACTTTACTTAAACTTCGGCAACACAAAACTAACTTTGAGTTAAGTAGATTGTTCAACATTCGAGAAGATTCTGTTACCAATATTTTTGTAACGTGGGTGAACTTCATGGCATGCCAGTGGGGAGAATTAGACTGGTGGCCATCAGGTGACATGGTACACTTTCATTCCCCCacagattttaaacaaaaatttccTTCAACTAGAATTATTATAGATGGAACAGAGTGCCCAATTAAAAAGCCAAAGGAACCAGTGGTGCAGCAGGCTACTTTCTCTACATACAAAAACCGTAATACTGTTAAAGTGTTAGTGGGGATGTCTCCTGGTGGACTCACCAGCTATGTATCACCAGCATATGGGGGATCAGTCAGTGATAGGCAGATATGTGAAAGATCAGCGCTGCCCCAAATGTGTGATCCTGGAGACAGCATCATGGCTGATAAAGGTTTTAATGTACAAGATTTGTTTGAAGGGGCTATGGTTACAATAAATATACCAACTTttttccataaaaaaaatagacTGTCAGGGGGTACAGTTATAAAAGACAGAAAAATAGCCAGCAAGCGTGTTCACATTGAGCGAATCATTGGCCTCtgcaaaacatataaaatattgcaaCAGCCCATGAATAACACGGAATCAGCAATGGCCACACAAATTATTCAGGTGTGcttttatttgtgtaattttagAAGTAACATCGTTTCACAAGATGcttaaacattctttcaaaaCAAGTGTTCCATGTTGACAGTTTGAACAATGAAACTTCAttagtaaattatttacatatggAACTAtggacaaaataaatttcatggTTAACTCAATCCAAATTTTAGTGATAAAATACAATGTACaccagaatgaatgaatcaatgtttaatacaccccagcacaaaaatacatatggGCTATAGGGTGTCAGAAACGTTGAGTATATAGAAATGTAGTGCAGATTATGTATAATGCATACACAGAGGTGTCATGAATTTAATCAAATGTATAATGGTAATAGTTTCTGtacatgaatttttttattaatgtagtTTGGAAATGTACAGTGTAAAAAGTGTGGAGTTTCTTCAACATCATTCTGATGAATTCGTCATCTCTCTCCACCCGTACCAACACAATATCCAAAAAAAAGGTATATACCACAAACAAGCAAACTTTTCTGTTGGTACACAATAACTGTCCCTGAATCTGATAGTAATAATCATGGTTTGCATCCAATTTTAGTCTACCACCATGTTCTTTTAAATAGGGGACAGTGAGGGGTGAAATATGTTTATTCCTACATGTGTACGGACATTTGATTTCAAGCAAGGTGCTGTCATCTACCATTCTGTCTGGAGAAGCAGCCAGGTGCGGGTGGgttttacatataaataatCCACACTGTTCGGTTTTCATGCCCCATTTCAATTCAAACTTTTCAACAGCCACCTGTTCATATTTCCGCCCATGTAATATGGCCTGTGTTTTTAAGTCTCTGTTCGTCACCAATGAATTGGCCAAACTCTCCATATTCCTCCTATCTGTTGCTTTGCAGATGGTGCCAAAATTTGAAGATGTGATGTGGAGCAGCCGTGTCTCTCTCCATGCTTTACTCTGGCCCTGGCCCCTAGTTAACCTCTCCACATCATCTGCCTGTTGTGCAGTAATCTCGCTAATCTGAAAATTGATATCAGTTATTATATACTCAACATAATTAAATGTGGGCTAGAAGATATTTtaggaattttaaatttaaatattgtaattatatatttcttccattgtaagatgtcagTACTGTAAACAATTTAGAATGAACAAAATGTCAAGCATCGTTATGAATCAACATGTAATAAATTAGAATTTAGAGCTGAATGATCATTTGGTTTTCATAAATGCACAAAAAGCCCACTATTCAAGATTTTTGTATATATCAGATGTCAAATGTAACCAATATAATAGTAATCTTAGGCCAAAACTAGCTTAAATAATATGATCCtagcaaacaaatataaaacacttGGCCCGtagttaattttgttgagtatttaaaaaacaaacaaaaaatgaaacaCTGTACCTGTGCACAATGCTTGTTTAGtgcataaagtaaaataaagcaCACAATAATAAGAAAACACCAGAATTAGCTCAATCAATTATTTTACGCACTAATACACACCATGTTATCTTTTAAGTATTGGTCCTCTGGGCAGAGTTCCAAATAGTCGTGATCATGGGCCAAAGCATGCGGGTTTGCAGGTTCAAACAGCTGTAAGACTGGCATCGGTTTAGTCTgaaaatgtacattattgttagtctgacattgtatatgtatggaAATGTATGCAGTCTATaaatgtacatttgtaaatatttgaGATGTATGAACATGTATTTTATCCCCTTTTAATGTAACATATCACACTATATTCAGGTGTTATTAAAACCATGTTATATAATCAAATTATAGTTGTTttcatatagtaatatattatacCAGAAGGTTCCTGTTTAGAACCACAAGCTCAGTTGTCAAATTTGGGCAAATCAGAGTGCCTGATGGGGATTTTTTGAGAGAAGGAGAAGATAGTGcaacaaggcaaacttcaaTAACTATCCTAATACAACATGTGTTCTTAACATTCACGAGTTTGGTTCAaatatgaaggaaatgttttatttaacgacgcactcgacacattttatttacggttatatggcatcaaataTATGGTTAACAATCACACATTGagagggctactcttttcaattagaagcaagggatcttttatatgcaccatgccacagacaggacagcacataccacagcctttgatgtaccagtcctggtgcactggcttgagcgagaaatagccaaatgggcctacTTATGGGGTGTTCGAATATGATGCCTAATTACTAGTAACTAGTATGCAAAATAACATTGCAATTTTCTGCAGGTCCGAAGTGATTACCTCAGGCTCAGTTGTCAAGTTGAGGCAAGCATTTCGAAAAATGCTCCTACTTTCAATTCTGTTCCGTAGATGTACGGGCCTTGGGTCATACACCAGTTGTGCTGGTTCCTTGCTAGTACTTCTAATTGCCTGCAGTTGAGACGACTTCAAGGGACTTCCTTTGAATACTTTTGATTTGTGAAATGTTTGTAGCAcctgaaattgtttttaaaatcataaaacaaagaataattgttaatgcattttaaaaaggtttaattAGTGACGCTGTACCAGTAATTGGGCACGAAAGGTAATTCAATTAGGAATGATATATAATCACTATTAAAacagtataaaataataaagcacAGTATAAAGAgtaaaaaagaacagaaaaaaaaaaaaatgtataattattaataagtgAAATTATAGTGGGCTATAGAAATTCATAGATTCAACCAATTATTCAGAATATAAGAAGCTACATCACTTACTGGTTTATACATGAATTATTCAAACATTTACCTGAGTGCAAGTGAGTTCTGTCAATATTTCTCCGGTCTGGCAGAAGTTGGTCAGGGCAAACACCACAGTAGCAACATGCTTGCAGTGAGCAGCAGGTCCTTGTCCCGCCCCACACTCGCACTGAGCCTCTTGGATAACTCCGTCTGAGTTGAGGGATACATCCACCTTGTAGGAAGTTGACTTCCTCATCTCGGCCCAGACTGTCGAGGACACAAACAGCATCTGCTCATCATGTGCAACTCGAAGACACCTCAAGAACCTAAAATGTATGTCATACAAGTATTGTTACTATGGTGAATCCCACATAACGATAACAAATAAGAGCACATGCATAAGCACAACATTCATTTTCACTATTTTATAATTGAGTGCTAAATGTTTAATGCTTGTAACAATGTAAGAAAcgaaatattttcaatatatataattaagcacaacagcaataaaaaaaaaaaatatataaataattcaataataaatacattcacattataaatacaatacattttTAGTGCTTGCCAACTATTTACCTCTCCTTGTACAAATCTTTGATCTTTTCATCCAGATTTTTGCTGAACTGGTCCAGATACTCTTTAAGTCTGGCAACAGTGACATTTGGTATATTTTGGGTCATCCCACCATGAAGGTCCTTGTATGAGCTGCTTGGTGGTAGTGTCATGCTAAATTCAGACTCTGGCTCTACCTGTGCCCCAGCAGATTGGCAGTTGTCTAAAAACTCCAatctacaaacaaataaattatatataggaGTCATTCCACAGAAAGGGGGGGAAaacatgcaatatttcactgacaaatagttggccaccagtaatctttgacccatccatgacatcaatatatatacctactgatataactttattaaagttataaagtgtaaacatagggaaaacaaaagttcattgtttagctgccattttttttttttacactggaaTCCAAAGATTTGTTATTCTAATAAGTACAGTGCAAGGTGGGGGAGtttgtaagtaaataaataatgctgttaatAGTTGTAATATCTCGGTAAcatgaattatttttaataacttaggtggttttagtggaaacaattattttaaaattttaacttattctaaactgatgaaaattattagcatttttctaaacaaaccataaagtatGTCCAATAAGTCAAATCTGTGTGTAAATTTTCAtattgattaaacatgatctcagtatgaaaaagttaattattataatttactgGGTttgtaacaatttttttttttatcaacagttaaaattgggcactagaatttttcaaaatggccagttaattttcaaatacactagccctatggcaagtgaattttaaaaatattctagaacccctgattGTTTCGCAAATTTTAATTTGGTAATAACAAAGAAATGTGTCTGGCCGCGATACGTTCTTTGTTTATAATAACAGTCAATGAGTATACACACCAACTTACCTTGTGATCAACTCTCGTTTTCTGCCAGACAGTCTAGCGTTGCGCTTCCTCAATTCATCTTTCAGTTGGGAAATTGTCATATCCAAATAACTTAACTTGTTAGCCGACATGTTCGCTGATGTAGTACTTTCAAAATGTGTTTGCTGAATACGATTACCTAGCCTCCTTTGTCTTTCTCCAAAGCATCGGGCACTTCCGGAACTCGGTTGCATAAGGGCGCCCTCTATCGGAATAGTACTTCAATTTTTTGGTGACCAAGTAACATTAAATTCtaagtataattatactttttgatcacttcatcaatgaatattaagtactgttaaaaatggtaaagaattaattatttgtaaaagataCTAAAGTGTAAAGTAGATGAGATTAGCATATttaatacagggaacatttgtATAGCATCACGATCGACTCTGCAAGTTTCAGATATATAGCTATACAAtgctaaaacattaaatagtagttgctaatcaattcttAAATTGATAGCACTGTCactaataaacagtttaaaaacaaaatgttctctgtaataatttttttttctttctaatcaATATTACAGTTGCGAATACTTCCACATCAGCTAAGGACTAACAGATGATCCCACAATGACACGTTCTGATCTAAGAAGTACACTTAATATTAGATTATGACAGTGTATGTTACTCTCACAGTTACCATATCTAAGATATGCACCTCTACATTTATGTGCAAAATAGTTGTACACATTCCAATAAAATCCTCAATTGAAGTCTCAGtctatttataaataagaaaaaagataaCGTCTCACGATTTAGTTCTATTAATGCTGGtaatcatatttttatataatgaaGAACTCTGCTGAACATAAGTTTCTGCTTAAAATTGGCATATGTGAGGTGGCACTATTGGTAACCATTTGTATAggtgaaaataactacatacagaaaaaacatttgaaggtgtgtttcatctgatgtaatgaatatttctatttacaaatattatgtcaaactaattacaatatttgaaacaaaaagataaatagcCATGGTCATAAtgggtatttttctttattccaGGAAATTTGTAGTCTCTGTGCATCTATGGAGAAACCTGAATTGGAAACGGAGTGGGAGAGTACACGTGGTTATGAGACAACTTTCAGTAGATTCAATTATACTTCAAGCTTGATGCTGTTATGTTTTCTGTTTCCAACTGTGACAGAACCTGGAACAGAAATGAAGTGTGTGACAATAATTCATCGACAAATTTAGACTAATACTCTTTCATGGATGCTACATTTGGTAGATCTAgccataatttttttattataattcaaagtggtatatagttatatttataataattcattgtttgaatttgtttttataaagcactttattgaaccaaaataatcatagctgcatttagtaaattatttagcACACATGTGTGACTGCTGTCTCATGCCTTAAGTGTTTCAGctgctaaaatatgttttggggaTATTATTTCTGGATAGAAATTTACCTTTCTGATATTGTACGAGTGTTTGGACATTCCTTTCAAAGGTGAAATATGGCTACTTACAttgctttgtttttaataatgatattgaaggtgtaaagtatgtaaatatttatgtaagaaattgattaaacatattgGTCAATTATTGTCATTCGTCatgtgataagtttttactggttTGAGTTAAAAGACTAGTacatatgataatttttattgcatcttttattgaaatcttcaagtattcaatattattatgagtctaggtaaatatatatatatatatatatatatatatatatatatatatatatatatatatattttaaatattttgaaacaagaagcttattttttatgtaacgtGTATCCACTTTCCATCTGCGATCTAAACCtttatgttttcctttttattattggtctagatgtacattattgtataagcgtaaataaatgtgaactgaaaatgttattctgatgtaacatttgcatcaattattatgtcattaaattacGTATTCCAagatttctgtgtgtttttgtcattttggagCGGTTTCGAACCTACCCCAAGAATACATATGTTATCAGAAATAATAGTAAccctttatattttcacttgaaattttcAGAGATGCAACATTGATAACTGCTTGTAACATCTATAAGCTTACAACAGAAATTTCTCTGttattttttggtttacaaaagtggacgtaaatgacaattaaaatcgtCATGTCGGCCATGTTTGGTCACAGAAGTACAAGGCTACTACGACTTTATTTTGCTTCATTTGGATAATATAGTGATGTTTTTTCAATAAGAGcaacatatttaatgaaactatgaccataatatttttttttttggggggggggggggggggtctgcgGTACCTACTAATAGACTTATAGAGGCTATACGTAtgtaagtaattaattttgataaattaagAATTGTAATAAGCGTTGGGTGCCGAATTGGCGTAGgaggttacattttttttatagatgtAATTAAACGTAGGGTCATTTTATTCACCTTCATAAACATATTTGCACATGGTCATTCAATACGCGCTCATGCGCG encodes the following:
- the LOC121381032 gene encoding uncharacterized protein LOC121381032 isoform X1, with product MSANKLSYLDMTISQLKDELRKRNARLSGRKRELITRLEFLDNCQSAGAQVEPESEFSMTLPPSSSYKDLHGGMTQNIPNVTVARLKEYLDQFSKNLDEKIKDLYKERFLRCLRVAHDEQMLFVSSTVWAEMRKSTSYKVDVSLNSDGVIQEAQCECGAGQGPAAHCKHVATVVFALTNFCQTGEILTELTCTQVLQTFHKSKVFKGSPLKSSQLQAIRSTSKEPAQLVYDPRPVHLRNRIESRSIFRNACLNLTTEPEISEITAQQADDVERLTRGQGQSKAWRETRLLHITSSNFGTICKATDRRNMESLANSLVTNRDLKTQAILHGRKYEQVAVEKFELKWGMKTEQCGLFICKTHPHLAASPDRMVDDSTLLEIKCPYTCRNKHISPLTVPYLKEHGGRLKLDANHDYYYQIQGQLLCTNRKVCLFVVYTFFLDIVLVRVERDDEFIRMMLKKLHTFYTVHFQTTLIKKFMYRNYYHYTFD
- the LOC121381032 gene encoding uncharacterized protein LOC121381032 isoform X3; amino-acid sequence: MSANKLSYLDMTISQLKDELRKRNARLSGRKRELITRLEFLDNCQSAGAQVEPESEFSMTLPPSSSYKDLHGGMTQNIPNVTVARLKEYLDQFSKNLDEKIKDLYKERFLRCLRVAHDEQMLFVSSTVWAEMRKSTSYKVDVSLNSDGVIQEAQCECGAGQGPAAHCKHVATVVFALTNFCQTGEILTELTCTQVLQTFHKSKVFKGSPLKSSQLQAIRSTSKEPAQLVYDPRPVHLRNRIESRSIFRNACLNLTTEPETKPMPVLQLFEPANPHALAHDHDYLELCPEDQYLKDNMVCISA
- the LOC121381032 gene encoding uncharacterized protein LOC121381032 isoform X2, translating into MSWMGQRLLVANYLSVKYCMFSPPFCGMTPIYNLFVCRLEFLDNCQSAGAQVEPESEFSMTLPPSSSYKDLHGGMTQNIPNVTVARLKEYLDQFSKNLDEKIKDLYKERFLRCLRVAHDEQMLFVSSTVWAEMRKSTSYKVDVSLNSDGVIQEAQCECGAGQGPAAHCKHVATVVFALTNFCQTGEILTELTCTQVLQTFHKSKVFKGSPLKSSQLQAIRSTSKEPAQLVYDPRPVHLRNRIESRSIFRNACLNLTTEPEISEITAQQADDVERLTRGQGQSKAWRETRLLHITSSNFGTICKATDRRNMESLANSLVTNRDLKTQAILHGRKYEQVAVEKFELKWGMKTEQCGLFICKTHPHLAASPDRMVDDSTLLEIKCPYTCRNKHISPLTVPYLKEHGGRLKLDANHDYYYQIQGQLLCTNRKVCLFVVYTFFLDIVLVRVERDDEFIRMMLKKLHTFYTVHFQTTLIKKFMYRNYYHYTFD